From a single Candidatus Abawacabacteria bacterium genomic region:
- a CDS encoding M23 family metallopeptidase, whose product MSIMTINPTIKELVKLYQIYLQTKANTDKALNDLTFAICKLETAPDNEATIKETIKLFNVLDVALDNNNAIYNSVEYAIMQLGKKFKPSIQNKNSMIWPMEGVKGSLFGEKRRNSKGQVYYHTGQDIKNVPATDKTPIVAAAMGTVIFADMGTNTNHHNGYGYCVDINHGCGLVTRYGHCSVLFVKTGDKVIPGQKIAIVGSTGHSTGPHLHWEVIVDGKPVNPLPYLPSR is encoded by the coding sequence ATGAGTATTATGACAATTAATCCAACCATTAAAGAACTTGTAAAACTGTATCAAATCTATCTTCAAACAAAAGCTAACACTGATAAAGCTTTAAATGATTTAACTTTTGCTATCTGCAAACTTGAAACCGCACCTGATAATGAAGCTACGATTAAAGAAACAATTAAATTATTTAATGTTTTAGATGTAGCGTTAGATAATAATAATGCAATTTACAATAGTGTTGAATATGCAATTATGCAGTTAGGTAAAAAATTCAAACCATCGATTCAAAACAAAAATAGTATGATCTGGCCGATGGAAGGCGTAAAAGGATCACTTTTTGGGGAGAAAAGAAGGAATTCTAAAGGGCAAGTTTATTATCATACTGGCCAGGATATAAAAAATGTGCCAGCTACAGATAAAACACCAATTGTTGCAGCAGCGATGGGAACAGTAATATTCGCAGACATGGGCACAAATACGAACCACCACAATGGATACGGTTATTGTGTAGACATCAATCATGGTTGTGGTTTAGTCACACGTTATGGCCATTGCTCAGTATTGTTTGTAAAAACGGGTGATAAAGTTATTCCAGGGCAAAAAATAGCAATAGTCGGCTCAACGGGTCATTCCACCGGTCCGCATCTACATTGGGAAGTTATTGTTGATGGCAAGCCAGTAAATCCTCTACCTTATTTACCTTCTCGTTAA